The region ttatttattatggATCACTGCACTGGCCTGTGGGTAATCCATATAACCacaggattcaatcaatatcCATTTGAAAGGACTGTGCTAACAGGCTGAGCTACATGACATCATATGTGAAGTTGGCCTCTCCTCATATCGGTCAATGTGCTTCATCAAGTGCTCACGTCACACTGACTCCCCTACGGTGCGTCTCAACTCCAGCACATCCAGCATCTGTTCAATACGTTTTTAGTACGCGTCATTAATTACGAGCATATACACCAATGGAGACGTATAACCATCAGCATAAAAGACAGCTCAAGTTTTTGATTTTGAACGCTATTCCAAACTGATTCCCAATGACTGTTTCATGCGCCCACGTAGGCTACAGAACTGTCAATGAAATCTCAATTCGAAAAAATTGtttgaactgaaactgaatttaattttatgGAAGATAACATCATACTGTCGCAACAAGCTGGTAGGCCATGCCGTCTGGATTAAAATGACTGCTTTATTTGATCGTTACCCGTACAGTCCGGAATTATTTCAATGGTGAGTCGGTGAAAGGGGACAGTTTAGATAGTGATGGCAGTGGAGTTTGTCTGCCACATATTTTTTGTTACGTAATGAAAGGGCATCTGTGCTAGTTGGGCCACAAGTTAGAACTTTTGCAATAAATGAGAAGTTCCCAAACACCCAATGCTTATATGAGTAGCCTAATATTAGACATTCTGGTTGaaacttaaaacaaatttattattatttgtggtTATAATAACGACgacaacaacaaacaataaaaattgcaGCAATAGcatcgatttgacatattgaaaacacaaatgtatataattgcacgattaaaaaaaaatagacgtTGATAAATATCACTGTTCTGCATATATAGAGGGTATTGATAGAGGGATAATTTTTAGTATTTAaattcatctttattttttggaCACCAAAGGAGTTTTGCTTTCATGTTCAACCTCACGTCTAGGACAAAGGCTACTTGTTCACTTGGGAATCAAGGCACGGGAATctctcatgaatattcatcaaCATTGACCCCGCCCAGTAGGCGTGAACAAAGACTTTCAGGTCTTTAAATTCGCGTGGCGCGTGCTTTTACTTCACTCAGCAGCACTTGCTTGAGGCGTTGCGTGGCGAGGGAGGAACAATTAGGATTAACCAAAATAATAACTTATTAGCGTAAGTACTTGTTCAGTGTTGTAtatgttatttgtatttatagaAAATATCTACCTGTAAAagtggatttcttttttctaccAAGGAAATGGAAATAATATTCACTTAATATACTTTTATGCAGTATGTGATATTTGTTCTGGAAATTCAGCTGTGTTATGTACGTCAAGGCGAAGAACCAGATAGTATTGGTAGCCGAATAAAAAGGAATCTGACTGCATGCAACAAAATCCACCTTTGCGATAGAATATCGGCAACTAACATATTCTTCTTTCCCCGATCCCTGCAGACGGaactaaaaacattcaaattttcCCAAATTGTCCAAATGGAGACCATTCACGAGATCATCCCGTTCGCCAAGGAGATGTTGAGCCAGAAGCTCAGCCGGCGCATGGTGAAGGTTTACTTGGCAGGAAGTGCGATGGCGTTCCTCGGGGTGGCGCTGGGCCTGGTGGAGACGGTCTGCCAGCCCTTCTCGGCTGAGGAGCCCCTGGACGAGGAGCTGGCCAGGCTGGAGGAGCGCGAGCAGCGTCTGCTGGAggctgagaggcagagagagcggaCAGAGGGGACCCCGCTGCAGAGTGAGGTGACCCAGCCCAAGAAGAAGATTCAGCAGGCAGCGATCAGGCGGAGGAGCTCAGCCAACAGACTGCATGCATCCTAAACataccccaccaccccaccaagCTGTTGGGCTGCTTTGTTTAGATGTGTTTGGAAGTCGAATTTGAAAGTCAACACgaatgtttgaatgtgtgatGCCGGGATGGTAGAGGGAGGTAAACTACAGACTGTCTTTCAGCCCAAAGCAAGTACATTACTTGCTGCTGTGCAGCAGAAGTCCTGGGAGGTTCAAGACTGGCCTTAActgtatgaatacattttttttttatactgaaaGAGAATGTGTACCATGCATTTGAATTCTGTGtttatacaatgtttttttcaactCAATAaaatttctatatttatttataatgccTCCAGGAGTGATGTTTAAAAATCTCTGTGACCTATTCCCAAACTAGGTCTCCATGgctatataaaacaaattattcaagcgttatgaacaaaataatgaatttgcAACCACAAAGTTGAACATTCCACCATACCCACTGTAACACATTCTATTTACAGTACCATGGTATTAAATCTTCCCAAAAATACTCAAAATCTGACTTTATTGGCCAAGTACACtatgtttttttatacatacaaggaatttgactTGGTTAATTGGTTGTTCCCTGTGTAACAGTCAAGACAATAATGAGTCCAAGATGGGGGCAAACTGAAAATAAGTACCTAATATTGTACTGCAATTTGTATCTCGCGAAGGACTAGTCACTCACGAATGCATTGGTTAATTATATGTGTTACATCAGAAGTAAACAGAGGAAATGTGGTTTGAGGTGGAGTGGAAATCCTAATGTAAAACCTTTTCCAGCAATGAAGTGGATCAGTCCAACTCTATCATATGCTTTACAGTAGTAGCCACCTAAAACAGTGCGGGTTACTCTTCTGGCCACTGTGGATGCCCTGAAGCCTGACCTCTATTGGTAATCATCAAGGAATTAACTTTCCAATTTATATCCTGTTCTGCTCACTCTACGATTGAGGATTACACTTGATGACTACCATTATTCACACATTCAAGCAGGGTGGGAAATGAACACTGGCCTCAAGCAACCAGCCGGCCCCAATTTACCCAATTTGGTGAGTTTGTCTACCGTACCAGCCACCTTGGCAGGTAGCCACCCATCACTTGGAGGTCCTGTTCTATCCTAAATATCTAGTTGTCTGGTAAAACTCTGAAATTCTGAAACTGCTGAATTCTGGGAGGCACCAGCCACTGTGATCAGTGGACAAAGTTAATTTCCTGACACAACAAGTAACAAGTTTCTTAGCTGTGCAAACCAGTCTGTGAACCAATAAGGCATTTCACCTAATGAAGGGCTCTGCTATCTAAGTGATTAAAACTACAGTGCTGCACATGGGGGCTTGTAAACCTCTCCTCATGCCGGTCAATGTGTTACAGCAAGTGCTCACATCACACTCATTCtcatacccacaatgcacctcaccTCCAGCACTGCAGggatttcagaaaaaataacaacaactcCTAAGAGCATAAAGTGCACTTGCCACAAGGTGAATATAGGCTGCTAAAACTAGGTCATCAGGGTAAGTATAATGCAAGCTATATGTATGAACATAAACAGCAAGGGGATTCCATAGTTTAAGATCAGTCGTGTTCCATGTAAATGGATAAACATTGGCACACAATATTAGAATATATACTCTTAGAAATACATATGACATCACTTCATGGAAAGAAATTGGCAATATGTGAAAGGATTTATATCATCTATAAAGTAAATGTGCCTGTGAATATATATTAGTAATACAAGAAAAGAAATACCTCATGCACCAACAGACTCAAAACAAGGATGAATAgagttttttattgtttgtttttatgcagTCAACAAGAATGAATGTCACCAGCACTGTTCTCATCCGATGGCAGGCCTACACTGAGGaaatgacacaaacacaaatacatgatCTGATGTTATGTATGAGCCAAAGATATTTTCATTCAGTGATCCACTATAGTAAA is a window of Anguilla anguilla isolate fAngAng1 chromosome 13, fAngAng1.pri, whole genome shotgun sequence DNA encoding:
- the LOC118210778 gene encoding G0/G1 switch protein 2-like → METIHEIIPFAKEMLSQKLSRRMVKVYLAGSAMAFLGVALGLVETVCQPFSAEEPLDEELARLEEREQRLLEAERQRERTEGTPLQSEVTQPKKKIQQAAIRRRSSANRLHAS